The Solea solea chromosome 19, fSolSol10.1, whole genome shotgun sequence genome has a window encoding:
- the edf1 gene encoding endothelial differentiation-related factor 1 homolog, which translates to MAESDWDTVTVLRKKGPTAAQAKSKQAITAAQRRGEDLETTKKWSAGQNKQHLVTKNTAKLDRETEELHHDRVSLDVGKVIQKGRQDRGLTQKDLATKINEKPQVIADYEAGRAIPNNQVMGKIERAIGMKLRGREIGLPLEPKKK; encoded by the exons ATGGCAGAGAGCGACTGGGACACCGTGACTGTGTTGAGGAAGAAGGGGCCGACAGCTGCCCAGGCCAAATCCAAGCAG GCTATCACGGCTGCTCAGAGACGTGGGGAGGACCTTGAGACAACCAAGAAAT GGTCTGCAGGGCAAAACAAGCAGCATCTTGTGACGAAGAACACGGCCAAACTTGACCGGGAAACAGAGGAGCTGCATCATGACAGGGTCAGCCTTGATGTGGGCAAGGTGATTCAGAAAGGCAGACAGGACAGAGGTCTTACCCAGAAAGATCTGGCCACT AAAATTAATGAGAAACCTCAAGTCATTGCGGACTATGAGGCTGGAAGAGCAATTCCCAACAATCAGGTCATGGGCAAGATTGAGCGAGCAATCG GGATGAAACTGCGTGGGAGAGAAATTGGCCTCCCTTTGGAGCCCAAGAAGAAATGA
- the LOC131446196 gene encoding inactive tyrosine-protein kinase PRAG1, whose protein sequence is MSACGDFAEHVWKPGSCKNCFHPLSAHKTGSGLGGSVPVACLKSNPGGDEDAGVTTPSPYSKPTIAVKPTMMSLDTNESTDVNMNIEQENTKSPVECLGLKKLSLYIDNNGCNGCNKAHRDALPQSPETKMDYNKSFSLSPLSPNILPKDSMIIGNIFVTQEEGRGFKKNANGDNQRHQSSMTAIRNKSTYNGISMTTKTNYQEAHQVSAEIPLVNAVPSGPATRHCNGMSSGSTATLINKTSSPCTTFPKTTLSVETSRHSPPPALQSAPILSKQTSLSDSSCSYRSSTDSLPGAEGSGGKHIRSESPQSPPATGSPQSSPSSPNGRPDSEPIYAESTKKKRRPQGNKVQLHPESPNQNNNSSCSEPELSAESQRATITVMAAHTEKNNRTFYLSSPDSAVSTQCHFSPPARKDTSSPAFCWPSPSHSSPSLNTDASPTSSLHPKPQSSPPIPPKRNIRSPKLGTSSLTPSMSSPVPLPELPKLGTSSLSSSFSSPVPLPELPMLFLVSAQEGHFKVHTEHQSAASERWHKSNHHSSAWKCRIEEEEEDEEREQKKVEKKKLTGNPRTTRVTGLVNGATVWKEARDWKAHSSPPPMTEPGTAPPSAPNNGACQGETEGIGAEEEDKHNGSMPAKQPLHGGSSELLTAGKGTVNNEANPPPPPPKKLHRVSGKMSGSNIELDRCSQHKSEDSTTSSLWGLGSSSLPTASTDNLTADSDSRDVTRRSCSSPFDKSPVASAPGSPHPPSLNSNLPPPLPEKKMVNRTVSAPDSTNGKPFVRAYPRLPFTGSETNVCRSAEVGSRSSLPSSPVDPRPIFSSNESLECCHVPPGRSSRSRTLDEPLKTHGRLGVHCRSSITCSSSPQLSVPFSASETGPAPNMGSSLQLQTLLSNIDSREGVYSKLGGLYAESLRRLALKCEDHFTRSQKNPLRFEESNWSLFRLTSNKPSCNSGDAVYYSAACALDHSNAYAVKICKSPSMEAKQSQLYGLSVQQTIPPHFNLQQDCGHFIACVPQSMLPSDEVSVRTTAVSSMPQPPKSAPGQQAERERVVVITSEIPQQTAADFAREWAAFHKTQPEVYERRVCFLLLQLCNGLEHLKEHGVTHRDLCLENLLLVPHQRRPSQFPQHIHNDNNANSVDNQRHLPRLLISNFAKAKRRSSEDAASTGVDSRFKRDHARLAPEIVSAAQYRKFDEFQTGILIYELLHQPNPFEVSPALKEQDYRCEELPHIPSVSLYSAGLQKLAQLLLQPDPIKRIHIQEAKRILQSLLWGPRKDLMEQQLERHGQGGGSRHEGLLNWLDVKRALLMMKFAERSLEPERNAELEDWLCCQYFSSAHPLSLCHTAELLYSLK, encoded by the exons ATGTCAGCGTGTGGCGACTTTGCAGAACACGTGTGGAAACCCGGCTCTTGTAAGAATTGCTTCCACCCACTTAGTGCGCACAAGACTGGCAGCGGCCTGGGTGGCAGCGTGCCAGTCGCTTGTTTGAAGAGCAATCCGGGAGGTGATGAAGATGCTGGAGTAACAACACCTTCACCCTACAGCAAGCCAACCATCGCTGTCAAACCCACTATGATGAGTCTTGACACCAATGAGTCGACTGATGTCAACATGAACATAGAGCAG gaaaacacaaagagcccAGTTGAATGTTTGGGCCTGAAGAAGCTCTCCTTGTATATTGATAATAATGGCTGCAATGGCTGCAACAAGGCCCATAGAGATGCTCTCCCTCAGAGTCCTGAAACCAAGATGGACTACAACAAATCCTTTTCGTTAAGTCCCTTGTCCCCCAATATCCTGCCCAAAGACTCCATGATCATTGGCAATATCTTTGTAACCCAGGAGGAGGGTAGAGGTTTTAAGAAAAATGCCAATGGAGATAACCAAAGACACCAGAGTAGCATGACTGCTATCAGAAACAAGAGCACTTACAATGGAATTAGTATGACCACCAAGACAAACTATCAGGAAGCCCATCAGGTATCTGCGGAGATACCTTTGGTGAACGCTGTTCCTTCTGGCCCTGCCACACGTCATTGTAATGGTATGAGCAGTGGGAGTACTGCTACTCTTATCAATAAGACCTCCAGCCCTTGTACCACTTTCCCCAAAACAACTTTGAGTGTGGAGACCAGTAGACACAGCCCCCCTCCAGCCCTACAGTCTGCTCCCATCCTGTCAAAACAGACCAGCCTATCAGACTCCTCTTGTTCTTATCGTAGTAGTACAGATTCACTTCCTGGGGCAGAGGGGTCAGGAGGAAAACATATCAGGTCAGAGAGCCCACAAAGCCCCCCAGCCACAGGTAGCCCACAGTCATCTCCCAGTTCACCCAATGGACGGCCAGACTCAGAACCCATTTACGCAGAGAGCACCAAGAAAAAGCGCAGGCCGCAAGGAAATAAAGTGCAACTCCATCCCGAGTCCCCAAACCAGAATAACAACTCGTCCTGCTCTGAGCCTGAGCTCTCAGCAGAGAGTCAACGGGCCACTATCACTGTAATGGCTGctcatacagaaaaaaacaacaggactTTCTACCTGAGCAGCCCAGACTCGGCTGTCAGCACCCAGTGCCATTTTAGCCCTCCAGCACGTAAGGACACCAGTAGCCCAGCCTTCTGCTGGCCTAGTCCCAGCCACAGTTCACCCTCTCTAAACACAGATGCCAGCCCAACCTCATCCCTCCACCCCAAGCCTCAGTCTAGTCCACCAATTCCACCAAAGAGGAACATCCGCTCCCCCAAACTGGGCACCTCCAGCCTCACACCATCCATGTCTTCTCCAGTCCCTCTTCCTGAACTCCCCAAACTGGGCACCTCCAGCCTCTCATCATCTTTCTCATCTCCTGTCCCTCTGCCGGAGCTCCCCATGCTTTTCCTTGTTTCTGCTCAAGAGGGCCACTTCAAGGTTCATACAGAACACCAGAGTGCGGCATCTGAACGCTGGCACAAGTCAAACCACCACAGTTCTGCATGGAAATGCCGtattgaggaagaggaggaagatgaggagagagagcagaaaAAAGTTGAGAAGAAGAAGCTAACCGGCAATCCAAGGACAACTCGGGTGACAGGCCTGGTCAATGGTGCCACTGTCTGGAAAGAGGCCAGGGACTGGAAGGCCCACAGCAGCCCCCCTCCGATGACGGAGCCAGGCACGGCCCCCCCGTCTGCCCCCAACAATGGTGCCTGCCAAGGGGAAACTGAAGGCATCGgtgcagaggaagaagacaagCATAACGGGAGCATGCCAGCCAAGCAACCATTGCATGGTGGCTCATCAGAGTTGCTGACAGCAGGGAAAGGGACTGTGAATAATGAGGCCAATCCACCGCCTCCCCCACCAAAGAAACTGCACAG gGTGTCCGGTAAGATGAGTGGCAGCAACATAGAGCTAGATCGCTGCAGCCAACACAAGTCAGAAGACAGTACTACTTCTTCTCTGTGGGGCCTGGGCAGTTCCAGCCTCCCCACTGCGTCCACTGACAACCTGACTGCCGACTCTG attcccGGGATGTTACTCGACGGTCTTGTTCCTctccatttgacaaaagtcCAGTGGCCTCAGCTCCAGGATCCCCTCACCCACCCAGCCTCAACAGTAACCTGCCGCCACCTCTACCAGAGAAAAAAATGGTCAACCGCACTGTGTCGGCTCCCGACAGCACAAACGGAAAGCCCTTCGTCCGAGCCTACCCGCGCCTTCCATTCACTGGCTCAGAGACCAATGTGTGTCGGTCTGCTGAGGTTGGCTCCCGCTCCAGTTTACCGTCCAGCCCTGTTGATCCACGGCCCATTTTCTCCTCCAATGAATCTCTGGAGTGTTGTCATGTGCCGCCGGGCAGGTCCTCGAGGTCCCGGACACTGGATGAGCCGCTGAAGACTCACGGGCGTCTTGGCGTCCACTGTCGAAGCAGCATCACctgctcctcttctcctcagcTCAGCGTGCCCTTCTCAGCCTCAGAAACGGGCCCAGCACCAAATATGGGCTCCAGCCTGCAGCTGCAGACTCTCCTGAGTAACATTGACAGCAGAGAGGGAGTGTACTCCAAACTGGGAGGCCTATACGCAGAGTCTCTCCGGCGCTTAGCGCTTAAATGTGAGGATCACTTCACCCGCTCGCAGAAGAACCCACTGAGGTTTGAGGAGAGCAACTGGTCTCTGTTCAGACTTACATCTAACAAGCCAAGCTGCAATTCAGGAGATGCCGTGTACTACTCTGCTGCATGTGCCTTGGACCACAGCAACGCCTATGCTGTAAAG ATCTGTAAGAGTCCATCCATGGAGGCCAAACAGAGCCAACTCTATGGTTTGTCAGTACAGCAGACCATACCTCCccacttcaacctccagcaggACTGCGGACACTTCATTGCTTGTGTCCCCCAAAGCATGTTGCCCTCTGATGAAGTATCAGTTCGCACCACGGCAGTTTCCTCCATGCCTCAGCCGCCCAAGTCAGCACCAGGTCAACAGGCTGAGCGCGAGCGAGTGGTGGTCATCACCTCTGAGATCccccagcagacagcagctgaCTTTGCCCGGGAGTGGGCGGCATTCCATAAAACTCAGCCGGAAGTCTACGAACGCCGAGTTTGCTTCCTTCTCCTGCAGCTATGCAATGGCCTGGAGCACTTGAAGGAGCATGGGGTTACTCATCGTGACCTCTGCCTTGAGAACTTGTTGCTGGTGCCTCATCAACGCAGGCCTTCCCAGTTCCCCCAACATATCCACAATGACAACAATGCCAATAGTGTAGACAATCAGCGCCACCTTCCCCGGCTCCTCATCAGCAACTTTGCCAAGGCCAAACGTCGCTCCTCTGAGGACGCTGCCTCAACTGGCGTGGACTCCCGTTTCAAACGTGACCACGCCAGGCTGGCGCCTGAGATCGTGTCGGCTGCCCAGTACCGCAAATTTGACGAGTTCCAGACCGGAATCTTGATCTACGAGCTCCTCCACCAACCTAACCCATTTGAAGTGAGTCCAGCACTTAAGGAACAGGACTACCGTTGTGAGGAACTGCCCCACAtcccctctgtctccctctacTCAGCCGGCCTCCAGAAGCTAGCTCAACTCCTGCTCCAACCCGACCCAATTAAACGAATCCATATTCAGGAGGCTAAACGCATACTGCAGAGTCTGTTGTGGGGGCCAAGGAAGGACCTGATGGAGCAGCAACTGGAAAGACACGGACAGGGAGGAGGATCCCGACACGAGGGCCTCCTCAACTGGCTGGATGTGAAACGAGCCCTGCTGATGATGAAGTTCGCCGAGCGTTCACTGGAGCCCGAGAGGAACGCAGAGCTCGAGGACTGGTTGTGCTGTCAGTACTTTTCCTCAGCtcaccctctgtctctctgccacaCTGCTGAGTTGCTTTACTCACTAAAGTAG